Proteins from a genomic interval of Streptomyces sp. NBC_01445:
- a CDS encoding roadblock/LC7 domain-containing protein, protein MSQAAQNLNWLITNFVDNTPGVSHTVVVSADGLLLAMSEGFPRDRADQLAAVASGLTSLTAGASRIFEGGSVNQTVVEMERGFLFLMSISDGSSLAVLAHPEADIGLVGYEMALLVDRAGTVLTPDLRAELQGSLLN, encoded by the coding sequence ATGAGCCAGGCGGCACAGAACCTGAACTGGTTGATCACCAACTTCGTGGACAACACCCCTGGGGTGTCCCACACGGTGGTGGTCTCCGCCGACGGACTCCTTCTGGCGATGTCCGAAGGGTTCCCCCGTGACCGTGCCGACCAGCTGGCGGCCGTCGCGTCGGGACTTACCTCGCTGACCGCGGGCGCGTCCCGCATCTTCGAGGGCGGCAGCGTGAACCAGACAGTTGTGGAGATGGAGCGAGGATTCCTCTTCCTTATGTCCATCTCCGACGGTTCTTCCCTCGCCGTCCTCGCACACCCGGAGGCGGACATTGGCCTCGTCGGGTACGAGATGGCACTTCTTGTCGACCGCGCGGGGACGGTTCTCACTCCCGACCTGCGGGCCGAGCTTCAGGGGAGCCTTCTCAACTGA
- a CDS encoding polysaccharide lyase 8 family protein: MTPTRRTFLIASTLLAGAALAPPAHAAGASDAADDEFDTLRKRWLEISLGTGYDATAEPYASRLKELGELARGFRATMAPTATSLWPGYPFDPPAGITQGYNRLWTMTQAYAQEGTGSTGDAGLLADIVKGLDHLAATVYNATTTRYGNWWEWQIGSPRLLMDIVAVLYDHLTQDRRDAAFAAVDHFIPDAVLRDYSGTSTGANRVDLCRSVALRGVLGRNADKTALARDALSPVFPYVTKGDGLYADGSFIQHTYIAYSGTYGQVMLDGLGRLFTLLAGSTWAVTDPNRQIILDSVEHAYAPLLFDGLMMDSVNGRAISRGYLNSDDLKVMRSDHFHGQGLIAAMAQLAAGASAAERERWHGRIKGWIERDTVTPLLTARQFGVADLSRLHAVADSAVAAAPEPVGHQLFAAMDRAVHKRPAFAANISMSSDRIAYYECGNGENPRGWHTGAGMLAWWASGKRSGRSDQYTDWFWPTVDFYRLPGTTVSTKRLADKAGGEWGATRPDVKWVGGATDGEFAAVGQHVKGLGSTLQARKSWFCLADTVVCLGAGITAADGVPVETVVDNRNLGEGGTQAFTVDGGARARWAHLEGHGGWVFPGGVPLRHLREDRTGAWSDINTTSSTERRTRRWQTLWLDHGTDPTDAAYAYLLMPGASKGDLARRAGDRHWLSVLANTAAAQAITVPSLGVSAANFWAAGSAGELTVSAPASVLLRRKGRTATLTISEPPRTGEPVDITWDRPVRRVVSHDPSVEVVATGRRLRLRVTPGAACVSHRCEVALS, translated from the coding sequence ATGACACCCACGCGCCGCACGTTCCTCATCGCGTCAACTCTCCTGGCGGGGGCGGCACTTGCCCCGCCCGCCCATGCCGCCGGCGCTTCCGACGCCGCCGACGACGAGTTCGACACCCTGCGCAAGCGATGGCTGGAGATCTCCCTCGGCACGGGCTACGACGCCACCGCCGAGCCCTACGCCTCGCGCCTGAAGGAACTCGGAGAACTCGCCCGCGGCTTCAGAGCGACGATGGCCCCGACCGCCACCTCCCTCTGGCCGGGCTACCCCTTCGACCCGCCCGCCGGCATCACCCAGGGCTACAACCGCCTGTGGACGATGACCCAGGCGTACGCCCAGGAAGGCACGGGGTCGACCGGCGACGCGGGCCTGCTCGCCGACATCGTCAAGGGCCTCGACCACCTCGCCGCGACCGTCTACAACGCGACCACCACGCGATACGGGAACTGGTGGGAGTGGCAGATCGGCAGTCCCCGCCTCCTGATGGACATCGTCGCCGTCCTCTACGACCACCTCACGCAGGACCGGCGCGACGCCGCCTTCGCCGCCGTCGACCACTTCATCCCCGACGCGGTCCTGCGCGACTACTCGGGCACCTCCACCGGTGCCAACCGCGTCGACCTGTGCCGCTCGGTCGCCCTGCGCGGCGTCCTGGGCAGGAACGCCGACAAGACGGCCCTGGCCCGCGACGCCCTCTCGCCCGTCTTCCCCTACGTCACCAAGGGGGACGGCCTCTACGCCGACGGATCGTTCATCCAGCACACGTACATCGCCTACTCGGGCACCTACGGACAGGTCATGCTCGACGGGCTCGGCCGGCTCTTCACGCTGCTCGCCGGGTCCACGTGGGCCGTCACCGACCCGAACCGGCAGATCATCCTCGACAGCGTCGAGCACGCCTACGCCCCGCTCCTGTTCGACGGCCTGATGATGGACAGCGTCAACGGCCGTGCCATCAGCCGCGGTTACCTCAACAGCGACGACCTCAAGGTCATGCGCAGTGACCACTTCCACGGCCAGGGCCTGATCGCCGCCATGGCGCAGCTCGCCGCCGGAGCGAGCGCGGCCGAACGCGAGCGCTGGCACGGGCGGATCAAGGGCTGGATCGAGCGGGACACGGTCACGCCCCTGCTGACCGCCAGGCAGTTCGGGGTCGCCGACCTGTCCCGGCTGCACGCCGTCGCGGACTCCGCCGTCGCGGCCGCGCCCGAGCCCGTCGGTCACCAGTTGTTCGCCGCCATGGACCGCGCGGTGCACAAGCGCCCCGCCTTCGCCGCGAACATCTCCATGTCCTCGGACCGGATCGCGTACTACGAGTGCGGCAACGGCGAGAACCCGCGCGGCTGGCACACGGGCGCCGGCATGCTCGCCTGGTGGGCCTCCGGGAAGCGCAGCGGCCGGTCCGATCAGTACACGGACTGGTTCTGGCCGACCGTCGACTTCTACCGGCTGCCCGGCACGACCGTCTCCACCAAGCGCCTCGCCGACAAGGCAGGCGGCGAGTGGGGCGCGACCCGGCCCGACGTGAAGTGGGTCGGCGGCGCCACTGACGGCGAGTTCGCCGCCGTCGGACAGCACGTCAAGGGCCTCGGCTCGACGCTCCAGGCCCGCAAGTCGTGGTTCTGCCTCGCCGACACCGTGGTGTGCCTGGGCGCCGGGATCACGGCGGCCGACGGTGTCCCCGTGGAGACCGTCGTCGACAACCGCAACCTCGGCGAGGGCGGCACCCAGGCCTTCACCGTCGACGGCGGCGCCCGCGCCCGCTGGGCCCACCTGGAGGGTCACGGCGGCTGGGTCTTCCCCGGCGGCGTCCCGCTGCGGCATCTGCGCGAGGACCGCACGGGTGCCTGGTCCGACATCAACACCACCAGCTCCACCGAGCGCCGCACCCGCCGCTGGCAGACGCTCTGGCTCGACCACGGCACGGACCCCACCGATGCCGCGTACGCCTATCTGCTGATGCCGGGCGCCTCGAAGGGCGACCTTGCGCGGCGCGCGGGCGACCGCCACTGGCTGTCGGTCCTCGCCAACACGGCAGCGGCCCAGGCGATCACCGTGCCCTCCCTCGGCGTGAGCGCGGCGAACTTCTGGGCGGCGGGAAGCGCGGGCGAGCTCACGGTGTCGGCCCCCGCGAGCGTTCTCTTGCGCAGGAAGGGGCGCACCGCGACGCTGACCATCAGCGAACCGCCGCGCACAGGGGAGCCCGTGGACATCACCTGGGACCGGCCCGTACGCCGCGTCGTCAGCCACGACCCCTCGGTCGAAGTGGTCGCCACGGGCCGTAGGCTGCGGCTGCGTGTCACTCCGGGGGCGGCATGTGTGAGCCATCGGTGTGAGGTGGCTCTCAGCTGA
- a CDS encoding sensor histidine kinase, which translates to MRRSKNSPEPSSARGNFTPPPRAAAPAAHVPRAEEPPAPSGGRMSPRNWRVPTKLNAILLIPVLVGLIMGGFQVKGSIDTWNEAEDAENTARLVQASLTYANSLIEERDISAAPLLLGKKNDPAVVKARETTNEAADAFDAAAKNMPAKEGLERRLTQFRQVEPGLEKLRADAYTSKLPAVQTEEHYVGIQHPLMEFANELGLGTGNITSYGRTVYAISLSKAALSLERSIGMHLLVKPGPTAETFGKQKIALSSYAYLEGIAVEEYKGGGTQADVDKLDAAKKQLAIDGEKQAKQAAAEAKAKGQPFVAPPSDPTEMVAYISTLPTTQPSARLAIAQKGVTKESWWAVNTAKFNAYRTIESDLADKAVNEAAGIADDAKQSTFVTGAVVLVALLAAFALAGMMARQMSRSMRRLRTAAFDVAEQRLPMLVDQLSRTDPGRVDTRVQPIPINSTDEIGEVARAFDQVHREAVRLAAEQALLRGNINAIFTNLSRRNQSLIEGQLTLITDLENNEAEPDQLENLFRLDHLATRMRRNGENLLVLAGEEPGRRWDQPVPLVDVLRAASSEVEQYERIELSGVPEAEIHGRSVTDLVHLLAELLENATTFSSPQTKVRVTATRLPDGRVMVEIHDKGIGLTAEDFADINHKLANPPTVDAAISQRMGLFVVGRLSDRHGIRVQLRPSGEQAGTTSLVMLPDVITHGGSGEHLPESEFTVSSMIPSQSAYEPTPLRTAAELGFDDSRYGEVPDDLHDLDPVGRSLMREERRAALEAQAHTGDDRPLFRDEITAAQGQDPYEQQQTTYAPAQPAYDEQPQQTYEDPSSVYAQGQQTYDEQPQNGSYNDSFFAPQDGYASQDAYTEPVRETYSAFGESPLRGSQQGGWQAQDGYQESYRSEHNAQAESAQRADAGQQERVGFDPHSPAAPAGPTPSAARSLTDSGLPMRGSGGQQRQAPAATPAPDRGDNTTQDNGSGDGSGPDDWRSSNDERWVRAEQLRKPKAGGVTSSGLPRRVPKANLVEGTAESTPQGGPQVSRAPEDVRGRLSNLRRGVQRGREAGSDTNGQATNQHSGPDSTYNQER; encoded by the coding sequence GTGAGGCGAAGCAAGAACAGTCCCGAGCCGTCGTCGGCGCGGGGCAACTTCACCCCGCCGCCGCGTGCAGCGGCGCCGGCCGCGCATGTGCCACGGGCCGAGGAGCCCCCGGCGCCGTCCGGCGGCCGGATGTCGCCGCGCAACTGGCGCGTGCCCACCAAGCTGAACGCGATCCTGCTCATACCCGTACTCGTGGGTCTGATCATGGGTGGCTTCCAGGTCAAGGGCTCGATCGACACCTGGAACGAGGCCGAGGACGCGGAGAACACCGCGCGTCTGGTGCAGGCGTCCCTGACGTACGCCAACAGCCTGATCGAGGAGCGCGACATCTCCGCGGCTCCTCTCCTGCTGGGCAAGAAGAACGACCCGGCGGTCGTCAAGGCCCGCGAGACGACGAACGAGGCCGCCGACGCCTTCGACGCCGCCGCGAAGAACATGCCGGCCAAGGAAGGCCTGGAGCGCCGCCTCACGCAGTTCCGGCAGGTCGAGCCCGGCCTGGAGAAGCTGCGGGCCGACGCGTACACGAGCAAGCTCCCCGCCGTGCAGACCGAAGAGCACTACGTCGGGATCCAGCACCCGCTGATGGAGTTCGCCAACGAGCTCGGCCTCGGCACCGGAAACATCACGAGCTACGGCCGCACGGTCTACGCGATCTCGCTCTCCAAGGCCGCGCTCTCGCTGGAGCGGTCCATCGGCATGCACCTGCTGGTCAAGCCGGGCCCGACCGCCGAGACCTTCGGCAAGCAGAAGATCGCGCTCTCCTCCTACGCGTACCTCGAGGGCATCGCCGTCGAGGAGTACAAGGGCGGCGGCACGCAGGCCGACGTCGACAAGCTCGACGCCGCCAAGAAGCAGCTGGCGATCGACGGCGAGAAGCAGGCCAAGCAGGCCGCCGCCGAAGCGAAGGCGAAGGGCCAGCCGTTCGTCGCGCCGCCGAGCGACCCCACTGAGATGGTGGCCTACATCTCGACGCTGCCCACCACGCAGCCGAGCGCCCGCCTCGCCATCGCGCAGAAGGGCGTCACCAAGGAGAGCTGGTGGGCGGTCAACACCGCCAAGTTCAACGCGTACCGCACCATCGAGTCCGACCTCGCCGACAAGGCGGTGAACGAGGCCGCCGGCATCGCCGACGACGCCAAGCAGTCCACGTTCGTCACCGGTGCGGTCGTCCTGGTCGCCCTGCTCGCCGCGTTCGCGCTGGCCGGGATGATGGCGCGCCAGATGAGCCGCTCGATGCGCCGACTGCGCACCGCCGCCTTCGACGTCGCCGAGCAGCGCCTGCCGATGCTCGTCGACCAGCTCTCGCGCACCGACCCGGGCCGTGTCGACACCCGTGTGCAGCCCATCCCGATCAACTCCACGGACGAGATCGGCGAGGTCGCCCGCGCCTTCGACCAGGTGCACCGCGAGGCCGTCCGCCTCGCCGCGGAGCAGGCCCTGCTCCGCGGCAACATCAACGCGATCTTCACCAACCTGTCGCGCCGCAACCAGTCCCTGATCGAGGGCCAGCTGACCCTCATCACGGACCTGGAGAACAACGAGGCCGAGCCGGACCAGCTGGAGAACCTCTTCCGCCTGGACCACCTCGCGACCCGTATGCGCCGCAACGGCGAGAACCTCCTGGTCCTCGCCGGCGAGGAGCCGGGCCGCCGCTGGGACCAGCCGGTCCCGCTGGTCGACGTCCTGCGCGCCGCCTCCTCCGAGGTGGAGCAGTACGAGCGCATCGAGCTGTCGGGTGTGCCGGAGGCCGAGATCCACGGCCGTTCGGTGACCGACCTCGTGCACCTGCTCGCCGAGCTCCTGGAGAACGCCACCACGTTCTCCTCGCCACAGACCAAGGTCCGCGTCACCGCGACCCGTCTCCCCGACGGCCGCGTCATGGTCGAGATCCACGACAAGGGCATCGGCCTCACCGCCGAGGACTTCGCGGACATCAACCACAAGCTGGCCAACCCGCCGACGGTGGACGCCGCGATCTCGCAGCGCATGGGCCTGTTCGTGGTCGGCCGCCTGTCCGACCGGCACGGCATCCGCGTCCAGCTGCGCCCCTCGGGCGAGCAGGCCGGCACGACGTCGCTCGTCATGCTGCCCGACGTCATCACCCACGGTGGCAGCGGCGAGCACCTCCCCGAGTCCGAGTTCACCGTCTCGTCGATGATCCCGTCGCAGTCGGCGTACGAGCCGACCCCGCTGCGCACCGCCGCGGAGCTCGGCTTCGACGACAGCCGCTACGGCGAGGTCCCCGACGACCTGCACGACCTGGACCCGGTCGGCCGCTCGCTGATGCGCGAGGAGCGCCGCGCGGCCCTGGAGGCCCAGGCGCACACCGGTGACGACCGCCCCCTGTTCCGCGACGAGATCACAGCGGCGCAAGGGCAGGACCCGTACGAGCAGCAGCAGACCACTTATGCTCCCGCGCAGCCCGCGTACGACGAGCAGCCGCAGCAGACGTACGAGGACCCCTCGTCCGTCTACGCGCAGGGCCAGCAGACGTACGACGAGCAGCCGCAGAACGGCTCCTACAACGACTCGTTCTTCGCGCCGCAGGACGGCTACGCGTCCCAGGACGCTTATACGGAACCCGTCCGGGAGACGTACTCGGCCTTCGGTGAATCGCCGCTGCGCGGCTCGCAGCAGGGCGGCTGGCAGGCGCAGGACGGCTATCAGGAGTCCTACCGGTCCGAGCACAACGCTCAAGCGGAATCTGCGCAGCGCGCTGACGCCGGTCAGCAGGAGCGCGTAGGCTTCGACCCGCACAGTCCCGCGGCGCCGGCCGGGCCCACCCCGTCCGCCGCGCGTTCGCTCACCGACTCCGGTCTTCCGATGCGCGGTTCGGGCGGGCAGCAGCGCCAGGCCCCGGCGGCGACGCCGGCGCCCGACCGTGGCGACAACACCACCCAGGACAACGGCAGCGGCGACGGCAGCGGCCCCGACGACTGGCGTTCGTCCAACGACGAGCGCTGGGTCCGTGCGGAGCAGCTCCGGAAGCCCAAGGCGGGCGGAGTCACCTCCTCCGGTCTGCCGCGCCGGGTGCCCAAGGCCAACCTGGTCGAGGGCACGGCGGAATCGACCCCGCAGGGCGGCCCCCAGGTCTCCCGCGCGCCTGAGGACGTCAGGGGCAGGCTGAGCAACCTGCGCCGTGGCGTGCAGCGGGGACGCGAAGCAGGAAGTGACACGAACGGCCAGGCCACGAATCAGCACAGTGGTCCTGACAGCACCTACAACCAGGAGCGTTAG
- a CDS encoding acyl-CoA carboxylase subunit beta produces the protein MTVLDDTASAGSPGDEPTDARGRVAELHAIREQALRGPSDKATEAQHAKGKLTARERIELLLDAGSFNEVEQLRRHRATGFGLEAKKPYTDGVITGWGTVEGRTVFVYAHDFRIFGGALGEAHATKIHKIMDMAIAAGAPLVSLNDGAGARIQEGVSALAGYGGIFQRNTKASGVIPQISVMLGPCAGGAAYSPALTDFVFMVRETSQMFITGPDVVKAVTGEEITQNGLGGADVHAETSGVCHFAYDDEETCIAEVRYLVSMLPSNNRENPPTVASEDPAERRSEVLLDLVPADGNRPYDMAKVIEELVDDGDYLEIHERWARNIICALARLDGQVVGIVANQPSSLAGVLDIEASEKAARFVQMCDAFNIPIVTLLDVPGFLPGVDQEHGGIIRHGAKLLYAYCNATVPRISLILRKAYGGAYIVMDSQSIGADLTYAWPTNEIAVMGAEGAANVIFRRQIAEAEDPEAMRTRMVKEYKAELMHPYYAAERGLVDDVIDPAETREVLIRSLAMLRTKHADLPSRKHGNPPQ, from the coding sequence ATGACCGTTTTGGACGACACCGCCTCAGCCGGTTCCCCCGGGGATGAGCCCACCGACGCGCGTGGACGCGTGGCCGAGTTGCACGCGATTCGTGAGCAGGCGTTGCGCGGGCCCAGTGACAAGGCGACCGAGGCCCAGCACGCGAAGGGCAAGCTGACCGCGCGTGAGCGGATCGAGCTGCTGCTCGACGCGGGATCGTTCAACGAGGTCGAGCAGCTGCGCCGGCACCGGGCGACGGGTTTTGGCCTGGAGGCCAAGAAGCCCTACACCGATGGTGTCATCACCGGCTGGGGCACGGTCGAGGGCCGCACGGTCTTCGTCTACGCGCACGACTTCCGTATCTTCGGCGGCGCACTGGGCGAGGCCCACGCCACCAAGATCCACAAGATCATGGACATGGCCATCGCGGCCGGTGCCCCGCTGGTCTCCCTCAACGACGGCGCGGGTGCCCGTATCCAGGAGGGTGTCTCCGCTCTCGCCGGTTACGGCGGCATCTTCCAGCGCAACACCAAGGCGTCCGGGGTCATCCCGCAGATCAGCGTGATGCTCGGCCCGTGCGCGGGCGGCGCGGCCTACAGTCCGGCCCTGACCGACTTCGTGTTCATGGTCCGTGAGACCTCGCAGATGTTCATCACCGGACCGGACGTCGTCAAGGCGGTCACCGGCGAGGAGATCACCCAGAACGGCCTGGGCGGTGCGGACGTGCACGCCGAGACCTCGGGCGTGTGCCACTTCGCGTACGACGACGAGGAGACCTGCATCGCCGAGGTCCGCTACCTCGTCTCGATGCTCCCCTCCAACAACCGCGAGAACCCGCCGACCGTGGCCTCCGAGGACCCCGCCGAGCGCCGCTCGGAAGTCCTGCTGGACCTGGTCCCGGCGGACGGCAACCGCCCGTACGACATGGCCAAGGTCATCGAGGAGCTCGTCGACGACGGCGACTACCTCGAGATCCACGAGCGCTGGGCCCGCAACATCATCTGCGCGCTGGCCCGCCTGGACGGCCAGGTCGTCGGCATCGTCGCCAACCAGCCCTCGTCCCTCGCGGGCGTCCTGGACATCGAGGCCAGTGAAAAAGCTGCCCGCTTCGTCCAGATGTGCGACGCTTTCAACATCCCGATCGTGACTCTGCTCGACGTTCCCGGGTTCCTGCCCGGTGTCGACCAGGAGCACGGCGGGATCATCCGGCACGGCGCCAAGCTCCTGTACGCGTACTGCAACGCCACCGTGCCCCGGATCTCCCTCATCCTGCGCAAGGCGTACGGAGGTGCCTACATCGTCATGGACTCGCAGTCGATCGGTGCCGACCTCACCTACGCCTGGCCCACCAACGAGATCGCCGTGATGGGCGCCGAGGGCGCCGCCAACGTCATCTTCCGCCGTCAGATCGCCGAGGCCGAGGACCCCGAGGCCATGCGCACCCGCATGGTCAAGGAGTACAAGGCCGAGCTCATGCACCCGTACTACGCGGCCGAGCGGGGCCTGGTCGACGACGTCATCGACCCCGCCGAGACCCGCGAGGTGCTCATCCGCTCCCTCGCGATGCTCCGCACGAAGCACGCCGACCTGCCTTCGCGCAAGCACGGCAACCCCCCGCAGTAA
- a CDS encoding DUF742 domain-containing protein, whose translation MAGSATPPSGSSANWSYGPGQGQGQGDAPNRYNFPSAPSHRRQPYAPPHPPQPRQPGPYDQPSAPRIQPVQPQRRPDSPAPAANNPLVRPYAMTGGRTRPRYQLAIEALVHTTAQPHQLQGQLPEHQRICTLCREIKSVAEVSALLSIPLGVARILVADLAEAGLVAIHQPGGEENAGGQPDVTLLERVLSGLRKL comes from the coding sequence GTGGCTGGTTCTGCAACACCCCCGAGCGGTTCATCGGCGAACTGGTCCTACGGGCCTGGCCAGGGTCAGGGGCAGGGTGACGCGCCGAACCGGTACAACTTCCCCTCCGCGCCGAGCCACCGGCGACAGCCGTACGCGCCCCCGCACCCGCCGCAGCCGCGGCAGCCGGGGCCGTACGACCAGCCGTCGGCACCGCGCATCCAGCCCGTGCAGCCGCAGCGGCGCCCCGACAGCCCCGCACCGGCCGCCAACAATCCCCTGGTGCGTCCCTACGCCATGACGGGTGGCCGCACCAGGCCGCGCTACCAGCTCGCCATCGAGGCGCTGGTGCACACCACCGCGCAGCCGCACCAGTTGCAGGGCCAGTTGCCCGAGCACCAGCGGATCTGCACCCTCTGCCGAGAGATCAAGTCAGTGGCCGAAGTCTCGGCCCTGCTCAGCATCCCTCTCGGCGTGGCCAGGATTCTCGTCGCCGACTTGGCGGAGGCGGGCCTGGTCGCCATTCATCAGCCCGGCGGCGAAGAGAACGCCGGCGGCCAGCCAGACGTGACTTTGCTCGAAAGGGTGCTCAGTGGACTTCGCAAGCTCTAG
- a CDS encoding acyl-CoA carboxylase epsilon subunit, with protein sequence MSAHDIRVEKGHAEPEEVAALTAILLARAAAASTDSPALRGRDKAGWRRLERQHGFRAPHSWQG encoded by the coding sequence ATGTCTGCACACGACATCCGCGTTGAGAAGGGCCACGCCGAGCCCGAGGAGGTCGCGGCCCTGACCGCGATCCTGCTGGCCCGCGCCGCCGCCGCATCGACCGACAGCCCCGCCCTGCGCGGCCGCGACAAGGCCGGCTGGCGCCGCCTGGAGCGCCAGCACGGCTTCCGCGCCCCGCACAGCTGGCAGGGCTAG
- a CDS encoding GTP-binding protein, producing the protein MDFASSSGGPSRSTTSAKIVVAGGFGVGKTTFVGAVSEINPLRTEAVMTSASAGIDDLTHTGDKTTTTVAMDFGRITLDQDLILYLFGTPGQDRFWFMWDDLVRGAIGAIVLVDTRRLADCFPAVDYFENSGLPFVVALNGFDGSQPYQPDEVREALQIGPDTPIITTDARHRADAKSALITLVEHALMARLR; encoded by the coding sequence GTGGACTTCGCAAGCTCTAGCGGAGGGCCTTCCCGCTCCACCACGTCCGCGAAGATCGTGGTGGCGGGCGGCTTCGGCGTCGGCAAGACGACCTTCGTGGGCGCCGTCTCGGAGATCAACCCTCTGCGCACCGAGGCCGTCATGACGTCCGCGTCCGCGGGCATCGACGACCTCACCCACACCGGGGACAAGACCACCACCACGGTGGCAATGGACTTCGGCCGCATCACGCTCGACCAGGACCTGATCCTGTACCTCTTCGGTACACCCGGTCAGGACCGCTTCTGGTTCATGTGGGACGACCTCGTCCGCGGCGCGATCGGCGCGATCGTCCTCGTCGACACCCGCCGCCTCGCCGACTGCTTCCCGGCCGTCGACTACTTCGAGAACTCCGGGCTGCCCTTCGTCGTCGCCCTCAACGGCTTCGACGGTAGCCAGCCGTACCAGCCGGACGAGGTCCGTGAGGCGCTGCAGATCGGACCGGACACCCCGATCATCACGACCGACGCCCGGCACCGTGCGGACGCGAAGTCGGCGCTCATCACGCTCGTGGAGCACGCGCTGATGGCCCGCCTCCGGTAG